GTCGCTGCCAATacgttttttttcctctttttgatTAGTCAGTTTGGGCAACAATCTCATctttaattaattatttgatGCATTttctacattgattttttttctgaatttcaaAAGGAATAGTGCTTAGTGCACCTTTGgataaactatttttattcatttgaattaTGCTTCTGAACTtgctaaaatatttgctttttgtagaAGAGTTAATTTATTAGCACTCCCTGTCCCCTTGCATGTCAAAGCCCTCTTCTCTCTTGGTAATTTCTAATTCATTATTTCTCAACCAgcgttctgtggaaccctagggttcctccagaggttgctcagggttccttgagcaatgagctgtttGTGCTTCCTAGGTCAGTTAAATcaacaccaatgaccttttttaaCTATGTATATGAGGCACTTTCTTcaccctggccagcaatgtaagaagcgaacttcccactgaccactatgcttTCGTATTGTGTCTTGTGaatttaataattatagaagggcgTCCCTGAATACCTGAATGCTCATTGAAGGTTTCCCATGtgttaaaaggtcaaaaaacactgctctaattaCTAGTTGTGGATATGTTCACAAGAGAGCCTTTTATAAGTAAATAACAGTCATTCAATACATTGAATACATATAAAATCATATGGACTGTTGTCATATTTAGGTTATGTGTCTACCTCCCAGCTGGCCAGGTAGACCTTTTCTATGACAATTTTCCTTTAAGGAATAAATCAGACCATAACAAGAAGCCCCTGTGCTGATTATCTCCCGCTATTTGGTAATTAATTAAAAGGATATTTACGTTACTGTACTATGCTCTAAATCAAGTCCTGTAGACTTATAAATTTGCTCTTTTAATTCAACGATCATTTCCTTTCCAAATTGGCTGTAATGGAACTCTAGAAAAAGtgttattaataatttacattcCATTACAGGTAGTTTAAGAACTGAAATATTCATTAGTTTTGCAGATAAGCCTCACATTTTAAATCAGTCCCAAAAGAAATATGTTTGAAAGAGGTATTTAAACTGAACAATAAGGAAATGTctagctttaaactaaaatattaagCTCAAATAGTAAAAATCTCTTGCTGTAGCATATCCAGCCTAAAGTAGAATTaacactataattttttttacccagaagCCTCCTCCCCCCTATATTAATtagtatatatttcatataacaCATGTAATTGTTCCAAATGGCAGAGCCACATAATGGGTATACATATATACTTCTTACTCATCTAGTCAAAGTACTATTTGCTCCATAGCTGGCTTGTTGaagtttgcatacattttttatatttgaaatgttatttCACTTGCCATTAGGTAAAAGTGAAGATGATGAAGATGGGGGCAAATTTGAAGACAGCAAAGGAGGAGAAGATAGCAAAGATCAGAAAAGGCCTAAGAGACCCAGAACCATTCTGACAACACAGCAGCGTCGGGCCTTCAAAGCTTCATTTGAAGTCTCCTCTAAACCCTGCAGAAAGGTGAgctgatattttgtctttgttagTAATCCCGTCAGGCCTGCTATGACTGTAATCCACATACTACTTCACTAATAGTTTGCCCATAATGATATGGGAAGAGatcaatttatgtatttaatgtaatttaaattgcTGAGCTGGACTTGAGGTCCATCACAGGATATAAGGACCCATTGACACTATGGCAGTTCATTGCATTGCACAGTGCAGCACTGTAGTGAGAATGGGCCTTAAGTATGCAACATGAGTAATACCAATTATAGTTTGCCATAAGCATGGTTAAGCAGACATGGTTTATCaagaatgttttctgttttagTGAATAAAAGGCTAACTGACCCACCAACTAGAAACCACATTTTGATCCAAGAGATTGATTGAAtcctaataaactttttttttttttacctgaaccTGAATTACTAATTATAAATGAAAGCTGATCTTTTAATTATGGGCATAAGATGGTCTCATATTTTTTGCTCCTTTCAATGACTCGGTTAGAACTACCTTTTTAGGCCAGGTATAGGGACCTCATTGCAGATTTATAAAAACAGTGTGTGATAAAATTCCCCAACACGTGGCTAcaattaaaacattcattttgcatACACTGAccctataattaaaataaaatattcctggTATTACATAACATTGTGAGTGTATTTGTGTGACCTCAGATTACAGTAGGTACCCCTTGAAAACTAATGGCAGAAAAATCTTATCTGATGTTTATTCTCGATATAGGTGAGAGAAACTCTTGCGGCAGAAACTGGCCTTAGTGTTCGTGTTGTACAAGTCTGGTTCCAAAATCAACGAGCGAAGGTAAGAGAAACTAAACAAACTTATTTAATCAAGTTCCAGTACTgcagtatttgttttaaagtatgcAATATTTCAGATGATCAGGCAAATAGAATTTTCATGAATAGCcagattttcatgaaaattagaTTTACTGCCTATGACCTCTCCTTATGAATTCATATATCTGCCATAAGCCCAAGGGACTAAGGGTTTAATGTCTCCGACTGTATAAAAACACCAGGACTTCCCTTTTGTTGGAGGCTTGGTATCTGAAACCATCAAGGACACTATGTGTAAGCTGCTTGTCTGTTCTTTTCACATTTGAGTGGAATTCCTTTAGGTATACTAGTTGCTTTGCACAcataaaaacatactggtagttTAACTGAGTTAAGACATGTTTGCCCTAGTGTGCATCTGTCTATAACtgtaataatgtacaaaaatgtcaatttggggccaaaacaagaaaaagaagatgtGACTGATACTGTTTGTGGATCATGCAAGTACACTGCAAGTAAATGCAGAACTTGACACTACACAGATGTATGAAATACTATTTTCagctaaataaaaaatccaaGAGTTACACAGTAATAGTTTGCCATTACCAGTTCGGTATagctttattttactaatttgtgACATCACCGTCAGATCACATTTACTTTTTGAAGGAATTGTGGAGACTGCATAGTCACTGTATATAACTTTTTAATTATTCTGATGCAAGAACAAACAATACCTAACGTTTTGTAAAGAAGTCAAAATGCAATTCCCGGACTAGATATTTATACGGCACAAATTACCTGATGGAATTACTAGAATAGTATGCAGGCACACTCATTTTCTAGAAACTTACTCGTGTACTTTACTTAGATGAAGAAGTTGGCAAGAAGACAacagcaacagcaacagcagcaagatcAGCAAAACCCTTCACGGATACCAGCAGGTATGGTAACATTTCTTCCCGGCAAAGCATGCTTTAATGAGTTAGGGACCAGCCCTCCAGGATTTTCTATCTGCTGAAAATGTCTTCTAACCGGAAAGATAAGGAAGAAGGGTTTTCTTTTACACATGTATTGCTAACTTttcaaacataaattaaatagataaatacaaatcAGTCAGACAGGTAAGATACAAAGAACAAGCACATGAGTTTGGAAAGGGGATTGCAAAAGTAGGCAGGTAGGTAAGTGTTTATAGTTTAATACATCAGACATATGCccttttaatatagttttttttgaagattatattttttttaatcaatattataGATATTGTGGACACCCACAACCTTCCTTTAACAAAACATAAGGTATATCatatgtataaaaacatgaaagTATTCAAATGAAATACAGTAAATTACTGTTAAAAATTTGCAGGCTGCCAATAAACGCATTGCTTGCAGTCTCGAACACCATGAGTTGCAATCCAGCTAGTAATGAACTTATAATAGTGAATGCAATTTGTGATCCTTTTATCAATACACTTATTGTCCTAAGAGTGTCCATACTCACTTACTGTACTGGGTCAAGGGAGGAGTCGCATATAGTGCAAAGATTGTAGCTCACAATGATAACAGTATGGATAGCATTGATTTACTATAGGAGTTTAGATTGTTCACTTGGTATTTTAGATGGTCATTCTGtaaatgttcacttagcaagacaatgttcacttagctaagtTAAAAGGATAAACCTGCACCTTACATTCCCTTGTACAAGATtagttattctttgcaaaataatttgcaAGTGAAAAGTTCAACATTCTCACAAGGTCAGTTATTTTTGGggatttattgaatatatatatctcaaagtaAAATGCTTGAACTGGTTTATACAATGCAATGATATGCATTGATTTAGTAACCAACAAAGAAATGGCTAGAACTTAAGATTTATCACTAGATCCAGTCTTAGAGTTTGGAGTTtctctatttattaaatgtatgtgtaagTGAAGATGACTTTTTAATGCCTGGCTATTTTGCAGCTCAAACACACAGTTCAAGTAACTCCAGCATTGAAGGGATTATGAATGTGTTTACAAGTCTCCCTCAACAACAACTACTTTCTGTGGAGCAGAATATGTACAGCTCGGACCCATTCCAGCAAGGACTTACACCACCACAGATGCCAGGAGACCACATGCACCCTTATGGTAATATGCTGCTTCTGTTACTTTCAATAGAAAAGTTTAATGTTGattgttattcttttattatgatctatgtgttttaaagaaatcaaatccCAAGCTAAGTTAAACAAAGATTTCTATTTCTACATCTGCTTATCATATTTCGATTATTTCTGATAATGCTGTAATACATTAATGGAAATTATATTGAGTGCAATAAATACATAGGTAAACTCCCTAGGGATTTGTAAATACATACCTCCAGCCTTGCAGTTGATTCTTCTctattacagtttattattagcTTTAGtgaattaaacaatattttttcatttgttcttaAGCAGCTAACAGCAGTTACATTTTGtggtaatgcatttttttaggtGGAGAGACCCTTTTCCACGACATGGATAGTGATGATGCTTCTCTCAACTTGGGTGAATGTCTCCTAGCAGCACCAGAAGTAGGCTCTCTGCAGTCCAGAGTTGGAAATCCCATTGATCGTCTGTACTCCATGCAAAACTCCTATTTTACATCATGAAATATGCTACTCATTGGAAAAATCTGTTCAGGAAAACCAGTCTTCTAGTGGAATAGTACTATCATTCTATTAGACATTGCAATCATCACTGGACATCATGACAAAACTTCTGCTAAGCTGGCACCTGATCTATACACCCTGAACCTCAAGCAGTGACTTGTGGGATTGTTACAGAAAAAGGAATTGTCTGATAAAAAAGTGCAGAGAATAATGAAATCTGCTGGTCTACTGCGTTCATTGTATTTAAAGGGGCATcatgaaatattgtaaaatgacTTGTTTTACCATGGAAAATGCAGACTGGACACCAGACTCCCAGGCCCACCCGTGGGCCTACATGAAGGCACAATAAGAGACTGTAACTAGAAACTCTAATTAGTTGTAAGTTCTTTTACCACCAGTCATGCACTGGAAGTATGTAGACTGATGAATTCAGTGTATTAGCTGCATTACCTATGACACTGAGCATACAACCCAATCAGCGTTGGGAGGTATTTAATGTTGCACACttgtgcatttatttatgtaaaacatagCTTATTTCCTTTTACTGTTGTGTTAGGATGAGAAAGAAGGTAAAGCATTTTTGCTAATTGATTGTTCCTGGTTTAAtgttattattgaaatatatgaaaatatttacatcttACCAGTGTTTTTAATAAAGATGTGCACCagtaaaattgaaaattaaagcTGAATCTAGTCTTACCTTTAGTCTTGTACAGTAGTGTAGATTCATCTCTTGTAAGATTATTGCTTACTTTCCTGCCTGAAAGATGTCTAGCATTATTTAATCCTTTGTTTCCCAACCCAACTGTCTCTgatctaaacattttatatattgaattttagttattttatacaTGATGGCTCTGCATCATCTGTGggtagtctgcatgcaaatgcattcTGCTAGGAACTCTTTCTCCTGCAGACCCATCTATTTAGGCATCTGATGTTTGCATTACTGCTCCAAAAAAGGCTAACAGATTGCATGAAGGTTTGAAAAACTTGTATTGTTGTGTCCTTCGACTGCAGTTgaccaatgcaatgcaatgcattatatatatatatatttatatatatattataggataTGCATATATGTTGCATTTGCGTACTGCAGTATGCGATGTCTGCCGCTCTATTGCCAACACATCTATTCTTGCATTTTTCAAAATACCAGCTCAGTAAGAGTATGATatgattgtacactgagctgtacatgtgcagcttagtgtacattcaATAGAAGATTGTCAACAGGCcggtatgtttgttttaatgaGGAACAGTCCCTTTTGCAGTAAAgagctgcctgctcacatttgagattttttttttaaatgtatacatacaggGGTCCAAAATCAGTTCTGCATatgggcccattgttggctacgtCTGCCTGTGTGTGCAACCTAGAAATATGTGACTGCTATACAGAACGTTCATACTGTGAACTGTCAACCTTAATTGGAACCTTAAGGAATGTCAACATTCATATAAATCTGAATTGTGATCACACCAATATTCTGTATGTCTTTGGCAAAGGCTGCGTTCAGGCAgacatataaatacagtacatacacagtatataaatatatatatataaataaatataaaacactgtatctgtgtataaatatatatgtgtatatatcatGTGAGGtcctttaaaaaatactatacatGCAGTTTACTTAGGATACAATGCATATTGAAGACTTAGGGggatgtataatattattttcatgttttgtagAGGCATGGTATGGTATTTTGTTAAATAGCCAGTCATTGCATATACAGAATTTGCTCCCAGATTCTATGATCTGCAATGAACATTTTGACGTGGGTGGCAAACTAattttttaattctattatttaattttacactTCTGCAAAAAAGTAAGGTGGACACAAAGGGCAGGTCCTGCAACCTATGATAAAGATCTCCCCCAACCATCGGGGAATGTGAACTTTGCCTATTgcaattctttttatattatatattttttttaatattccttgcAACTAGTGACAGTaactgccagtaacacacttcctgacCTACAGTGACAAACCTCATTCACTGTACTTTATCAATGAAGCAAAATTGTCCATCCTAGTGTAGGAAGTATTTTAGAACAACAGCTGCCCCTCTCATCTTTACTATAACAAAATGGGGTTCTATAATTACATCACACTCCCTCATAACATTGTTTAGGATAATTCTTTAAAATGCACAGGATAAGAGAACAGATTTGCAATGGTGTATTTAACAGCCCTATAGGGAGAAGACAAGAAAAGTTGATTGTCAAGGTTAACATATACTATAAGGTGCTCTGATCAGTAATCCCTATAGACCAATCAGAATCTTTTACTCATCTTTTACTAACTAAGCACCTTCTCTGACACTAAAATATATTCTGTTGGTTAGAGCTGCCCCCAGACCCCAAAAGCTAAAACACATAGTACAAGATACAAATCCTATAAAAGGCTCCATGCTCCACAGCCACAAGAATTTATAGTATGCAGAGTACACAAAACAAGTTCTTTTCCATGGCATGAGCTGAagaatttataaagcacagaTAATCACAGAGTATCCTAATCCACACAGCAGGCACGGAAATGATCCAATAATCATATTATAACCCAGAACACTGACTTTCTATTGTCCAGGTAATGCAGCTGGCTTGTAAATAAGGATTCTTCCTGAAGTCCAGGGTCACCTCAATTCACACATACTCATATCAAATTCAGAGCTGAAAGTATCCTCAATTCCATATGGTATGAGAGATTTCCAAAAACTGTCTGTAACCCACAAATATTTTCCATGGTCTTGAGGCCCCTAGTAGTCCCAAAGCTCTATGTGTCCTGTTATCCAAATAACATCCAGCAAATAAAGTCTATGGATCTTGTCCAAACCCTTAccactttttatatattactatCACTATGGTAGGTGGCTTTACTGACTAATAGGGAAATAGAAGAGGCTACAAGAAATGACCAGAACCTATGACTATAATAGTGTGGTTCTTGTTTGGGATATTATAGAAGAAAATGAAGCTGACATGCCTGATTTTCAATATAAGTACTATTTCATTAAGTATATTGCACTTACATGTTTCCTTTAGACcggaggtaggcaaactccagcctttaggccagatacgtcctagctggtagtttgttcaggcctaacaccccctggccgatccggcctaatcctggccggcaacccgcggcggagccggaacaaactaccggagccgccggggtaaatagggaacattccctctcattgcagaggagagggaattcccttcaggggcgtttcCGGTGGAGGGCAGAcccattagggcgggacttgagagagagtccggcccagtgtgctcctgcctacccctgaaatggcctagtggcaaaaaaagtttgctgacctctgctttagACTAGGATTTTATAAGCTGACCATATTCAAATGAGTGCctatgtatataattttattaagttTACCCAATGGCTTTTGCTAGACCCTGCCATCAGGGACACATGTCCTAGGTGTCATGTCCTGCCTGGTCTCATACAACTTGCCTGTGTGGTTTTAAAGACATGGAGTTTGTAGTCTGTAAATTGGTTACTAACTGGCTCTCCTATGTGGGATTATAACTGGGTTTACTAGTATTTGCAATTTGTATTTATACTCCAGGTGTCCATGAGTTTATAGTGCTGATATAGTGCAGTTTCTGTTGTGTTTGCTTTAATTTTAAGATGGTAGGATGTACCTCTCAAACATTGCATCCCTACTATTTTAGTTTCACAGTTGGGGCACTTTCatatgaaggggggggggggggcacctctGTGTTTACCAATAGAGGTTGATGAATAGAGGAGAAGTCcaaccagcaaaaaaaatgtatacttttctcTTCCAGTTCCAAATCTGTTGCTATCCCTCTATACcactattaagtttttttttatagcaagatTTTAGTCTCCTTTGATGCCTGGTTCTTTGTTATGCCATGTAGTATTATTTGACCACTCTTGTGCCATTTagctatttattatattgttttgatcCCTCCAACGTAAAAGCTGAACTGTATATGCTATAATATGTGCTACATAGTCCTGCTTGCTGAAATCTTGACACAGTACTGACTGCTATACTTTATATTGTATGTTACTACAATATCAACACTCATGCTTGTTGCTTTTAACCCTGGTAGATGGCTCTAACAAAGGGCAGTGGACAGTGGGCCCATGTGCACCCATAAATGACCCTCAGTGTGCCTTTCTCTCATTCTATAGGAAAAAAGTGTTAGCTCACagcccatttttttctgttaaaatttttacctttttatctgCTGTATAAAACACTTAATATATTGGAAAGAAGACACAAGAAATTCCAAAATGAGAAGCCTAAGGGCCAAGAACATTGTAGGTTTTTTAGATTAgattaatttttttagatttcactgTTGGTCCCAAAAACTATTAGAGATCCCTTCTCTGTGATTAAACTGTCATAGAAATTTCTGTATAAATCTAAAACCGAGGCTTTGTGTCTTTACCTCATATCATTATCAGTACAGAAACAAATTCCTGTCTATACCTGCAAAATTATTGTTGTTTGAGCTTCAAGTACATTACAGACTTaatatgttcaaaaaaaatataccatagtAAGGTATACAGGATTGTAGCTTTGAAATGataccattttatataattattttagacCAGGTAATTGATCAAAAAATGCTGCCACTCAGAATAATAATTACTTCTAACCTCAATGGACTAAATCAAAAATCCAACTATAAAAGAGCTATATTTGCACATGAGTATAGTCATtgatgtaaagccaaaactttatttttttttttttagttttgtcaaCACATATTTTGTCAATGCATATTTTAACGTGctttacaatgcaaaaatatGTCATCATGAAACTTATTGATGTATGTTGACAAGCAATGTAGTGCAACTCACAGCTTCTCTGGTCTGACTGAGATCATACCAATGTCTCTGCCATGTTATTCAATGCTTATTCATTGGAATAGATTGAATATGTTATACCATGGGCCATCTTCCTATTGTCATTAAGTTGCAAAAGAGGAAGTTTGCATCTAccattctccattttttattctGCCATTCTTAGCTTTAGCGCTGTCTTCTGGTGGGCAAGGCATGGACAACTATGATGCAGCCTAAGCAGTTCTCCACTTAACAAGTATTCTTCCTATTGTGTTACAAAACAACCATCTCTCAGTCTTCAACAGACACTTTTTAGCagctcatttttattaaaaatatcttgtAGAACATCTCACATCTCAACATCTCAATATCTTGTAGAACATCAAGTTCCATGTCCAGGATAGGGCCCAAAGGTCAAGGCCCAACCTCCACAGAGGTTTTACTCTCTTTTCTCTTCAACAAGGTCACCTTAAATATTTACCCCCTCCCTCCAGCTCTCACCACTGAGCAAAACCCTCAAACCCCTGCCTCCAACTCTTTCTACTGGACACACATGAGTAGCAGGCAGACGCGATCAATCTCTGAGCTTAGATGAAACTTGTGAACTAAACCTATGGAGAGTGAAAGATGCCAACTTCCTCTtgcagaaaacataaataaagctCTGACTGACTAACTACCACATGGTTTCTAAACAAACCATCATTTTAGACACTTCTGCCTAAAGCAGGTTCCcacatataaatgaaaacaaggCCAACCCTACAATATTTACACTGTAGTAGACTAACCAGAAGAGAACCAGTTAGtgaatttgggatttttttaaatacatttcttataataaatataaaatcaataataatggCTGTTttgaaaacacacacactttttgaatgtacattttacactaaatatacaaatggttaaaccccccccccaaaaaaaaagataaaaaaaccctttttttcttcaGAATTCATCTAATATTTACAGCttactttatgtttattatttttttttatgttttgctggaGGAGTACACTTCAAATAAAGGGTTAAAAACTGTATGGAGACCTGAACCAGGGAAGCACTTGGGCTCTATGAATGGAGGACACATCATTATTTTATTCCTGAGGAGGTGGCTGGATTCCAGGTGACACCTGGTCCAAATGTTCAGATAAGGCGGGGTAGTAGATCAGCCAGCGCATAAATTAGCACCTGATGACAGACTTAACTAGAGAACTGACCTGCACACAGCTTATCTTCTCAGCACACGGTGGAAGAGGTAAAAATGTGTGGAACAGAAAGAAGATTCAGTATCAGATTCAGTTGTTCATCGTGCAAAATAAACTGCTCAAAGTACAAAACTGGATACTCAGCTTTaagatttatatgaaatattttgtatttcatcaTAAACTAATACCTCACGTTTGTAATTTGCTGAGCAATAAACATTAAAAGCCCAAGGAACAGTTAAAATCTAAATAGGAACTTCTCAAAATGATAAAATGGCAGGGataataatatgataattataataaatattaaagtgggAATGATCAAAGTGATTTCAGCAACATTATTTTGCAGTGAAATTATATCaccccttttttccttttaatattggGACTTGTTTTGaggaaaaggtatttttttgtatttgggtgTTTTTGTATGGGTgtcatgtatatttatttgttttttgtgtattgttaATCAACAATTTTTATCTTATCTCTTGTATGTTTTTCagttgtttctgtaaaaaaatgaaaataatgggaCACATTAGGAATTGCCCCTATAATTTCAGAGTAGGTAAAAGAATCTTCAATTATTCTCAGGAACTATTTAAAGTCCCTGGACCCTAAAATCCCCCAATAACctattttggcatttttaatgTTGTGTTTCCCAAAATAGAGGAACTTCAATTACACATCTACTAATTTTTGCTGTTGAGAACAGACAGATCCCCATAATAAGTTGATGGTGCTGTATTACACAGGTATGAGCAGAAGAAAAGAACTTCCAGTGAGGGGATATAAACAAACATCAGGTCTTGGTAAGTACAGAACTTTGTCAGGGAATATAGGCTGGGTTAGGTTAAGTTGGGAGTAAAAGGAGGATAAGAAAAGGTGTTAGGAAAGTAAGGCG
This portion of the Pyxicephalus adspersus chromosome 8, UCB_Pads_2.0, whole genome shotgun sequence genome encodes:
- the LMX1A gene encoding LIM homeobox transcription factor 1-alpha → MLDGLKMGDNIQNVIENSSNLSLFGRGLDQKWVCEGCDRVICDRFLLRISDSLWHEQCAQCCACKEPLESSCFYRDKKLYCRADYEKLFAVKCGSCLDTITPSEFVMRAQKSVYHLSCFCCCVCERQLQKGDEFVLKDGQLLCKSDYERERDLLSLVSPAASDSGKSEDDEDGGKFEDSKGGEDSKDQKRPKRPRTILTTQQRRAFKASFEVSSKPCRKVRETLAAETGLSVRVVQVWFQNQRAKMKKLARRQQQQQQQQDQQNPSRIPAAQTHSSSNSSIEGIMNVFTSLPQQQLLSVEQNMYSSDPFQQGLTPPQMPGDHMHPYGGETLFHDMDSDDASLNLGECLLAAPEVGSLQSRVGNPIDRLYSMQNSYFTS